From Salarias fasciatus chromosome 12, fSalaFa1.1, whole genome shotgun sequence, the proteins below share one genomic window:
- the star gene encoding steroidogenic acute regulatory protein, mitochondrial, translating to MLPATFKLCAGISYRHMRNMTGLRRNAMVAIHHELSRLSGPGPSNWISQVRRRSSLLSSRIEEEVHSEEEMSYVKQGESALQKAIGILSEQEGWTLETVAPNGDKVLSKVLPDVGKVFKLEVVLEQPPDNLYQELVGNMEQMGEWNPNVKEVKILQKIGKDTMVTHEVSAETPGNLVGPRDFVSVRCAKRRGSTCFLAGMSTQHPKMPEQKGVVRAENGPTCIVMKHCADDPNKTKFTWLLSIDLKGWIPKTIINKVLSQTQVDFANHLRQRMSDNVSMGMPHAC from the exons atgctgcCTGCAACTTTTAAATTGTGTGCTGGCATCTCCTATCGGCATATGAGGAACATGACAG GTTTGAGGAGGAATGCCATGGTTGCCATTCATCACGAGCTGAGCAGACTATCTGGTCCGGGGCCCAGCAACTGGATCAGCCAAGTCCGCCGACGCAGCTCCCTTCTCA GCTCTCGGATCGAAGAGGAGGTGCACAGCGAGGAGGAGATGTCCTATGTGAAGCAGGGCGAGAGCGCGCTGCAGAAAGCCATCGGCATCCTCAGCGAGCAGGAAGGCTGGACCCTCGAAACTGTAGCT CCCAATGGAGACAAAGTCCTGAGTAAGGTGCTGCCGGATGTTGGGAAAGTCTTCAAGCTGGAAGTGGTGTTGGAGCAGCCGCCTGACAATCTGTATCAAGAGCTCGTGGGAAATATGGAGCAAATGGGGGAGTGGAATCCAAATGTGAAAGAAGTTAAA ATTCTTCAAAAGATAGGCAAAGACACGATGGTCACCCACGAAGTATCTGCGGAAACGCCAGGGAATCTGGTGGGACCGAGGGACTTTGTCAGCGTCCGCTGTGCCAAACGCCGAGGCTCCACCTGCTTCCTGGCTGGGATGTCGACTCAGCACCCGAAAATGCCCGAGCAGAAGGGCGTTGTCAG aGCGGAGAATGGGCCCACCTGTATAGTAATGAAGCATTGTGCTGATGATCCAAATAAGACCAAATTTACCTGGTTACTAAGTATAGATCTAAAG GGCTGGATCCCCAAGACGATCATAAACAAAGTGCTCTCTCAGACGCAGGTGGActttgccaaccacctcaggcAGAGGATGTCTGATAATGTTTCTATGGGGATGCCTCATGCCTGCTGA
- the grk5l gene encoding G protein-coupled receptor kinase 5 yields the protein MELENIVANTVLLKAREGGGGKRKGRSKKWKEILRFPHISQCTELGNSIEKDYVNICEKQPIGRLLFRIYCETKPKLQRCIQLLDAMEDYEVTPDEKRKSRGDQILKNFLSKQSPQRVDIAEVFADQCRENLELSPCKEIFSNCRKAVHDYLSGAPFADYQNSMYFDRFLQWKMLEWQPITKDTFRQYRVLGKGGFGEVCACQVRATGKMYACKKLEKKRIKKRKGESMALNEKQILEKVNSRFVVSLAYAYETKDALCLVLTIMNGGDLKFHIYNMGTPGFDKDRVQFYAAQIGCGLEHLHRESIVYRDLKPENILLDDNGHIRISDLGLAIKVPDGELIRGRVGTVGYMAPEVINNEKYGMSPDWWGLGCLVYEMTAGRSPFRARKERVKREEVERRVQEEEEEYNDKFTEDAKAICRMLLTKDPKQRLGCKADGAAGIKAHSFFKNINFKRMEAGIVDPPFVPDPRAVYCKDVLDIEQFSTVKGVNLDQTDNDFYSKFATGSVSIPWQNEMIETECFRDLNVFGPQGTRPPDLDWNQPPEPPRRSLLDRIFRRHHPEVSISNSRVQSSSVNSVDSMSNSAP from the exons gtggaggaggaaagaggaaaggaCGGAGCAAAAAATGGAAGGAGATCCTTCGTTTTCCCCACATAAGCCAGTGTACTGAACTGGGAAACagcatcg agaAGGACTATGTCAACATCTGTGAGAAACAGCCTATCGGACGGCTCCTTTTCCGTATTTACTGTGAGACCAAACCTAAACTGCAACGATGCATCCAGCTACTGGACGCAATg GAAGACTATGAGGTGACGcctgatgaaaaaagaaaaagcagaggcGACCAGATCCTCAAGAACTTTCTTTCGAAACAA TCGCCTCAGCGTGTGGACATAGCTGAGGTTTTTGCAGACCAGTGCAGAGAGAATCTGGAGCTCAGTCCATGTAAGGAAATCTTCAGCAACTGCCGCAA GGCTGTCCACGACTACCTGAGCGGAGCTCCGTTCGCAGACTACCAGAACAGCATGTACTTCGACCGCTTTCTGCAGTGGAAGATGCTGGAGTG GCAACCAATCACTAAAGACACATTTAGGCAGTACCGAGTCCTGGGAAAAGGAGGATTCGGGGAG GTGTGCGCCTGTCAGGTCAGAGCCACAGGGAAGATGTACGCCTGcaagaagctggagaagaagagaatcAAGAAGAGGAAAGGAGAGTCCATGGCTCTCAACGAGAAGCAGATTTTAGAGAAAGTCAACAGTAGATTTGTT GTGAGTTTAGCGTATGCATACGAGACCAAAGACGCTCTGTGTCTGGTGCTGACCATCATGAACGGCGGCGACTTGAAGTTCCACATCTATAACATGGGCACTCCGGGGTTCGACAAAGACAGGGTCCAGTTCTACGCAGCACAAATTGGATGTGGACTTGAGCATTTACACAGGGAATCTATAGTCTACAG GGATTTGAAACCAGAGAATATCCTATTAGATGACAATG GACACATCCGTATTTCTGACCTGGGGCTGGCCATCAAAGTGCCTGACGGAGAGCTGATCAGAGGCCGGGTTGGAACAGTCGGCTACATGG CTCCGGAGGTGATAAACAATGAGAAATACGGCATGAGCCCAGATTGGTGGGGGCTGGGCTGCCTGGTGTACGAGATGACCGCGGGCCGATCGCCCTTCCGCGCCCGCAAAGAGCGAGTGAAACGGGAGGAAGTGGAGAGGAgggtgcaggaggaagaggaggagtacAACGACAAGTTTACAGAGGACGCCAAGGCCATCTGTAGAATG CTGCTCACCAAAGACCCGAAGCAAAGGCTGGGGTGCAAggcggatggagcagcaggcaTCAAGGCCCACTCgtttttcaaaaacatcaaCTTCAAGAGGATGGAGGCTGGAATAGTGGACCCTCCCTTTGTGCCTGAT CCTCGGGCGGTGTACTGTAAGGATGTTCTGGACATTGAGCAGTTCTCCACAGTCAAGGGGGTAAATTTGGACCAAACGGACAACGATTTCTACTCCAAATTCGCTACAGGCAGCGTTTCCATCCCATGGCAGAATGAG ATGATAGAAACTGAGTGTTTCAGAGATTTGAATGTGTTTGGGCCTCAAGGGACGAGACCCCCGGACCTGGACTGGAATCAGCCGCCCGAGCCCCCTAGACGCAGCCTGCTGGACAGGATCTTCAGGAGACAC CACCCAGAGGTGTCTATTTCCAACAGCCGTGTGCAGTCTTCCAGCGTAAACTCTGTGGACTCTATGTCCAACTCTGCCCCCTAG